From the genome of Methanoregula boonei 6A8:
GCGTGGAAGGCTGGAGCGCCACGATCCTCTGGGGAGGCGTTCGGGTCTCCGATCTTATCAAAGATGCCGGCCCCGATCCCCGGGCAAACACCGTGATCTTCCATGCCACGGACGGGTACACCACCTCGTTCCCGCTCAGTTACGTAACAGACAACAACATCCTTCTTGCCGATACCATGAACAATCTCACCCTGGACCCCGCCCATGGCTATCCCTTCCGGCTTGTAGCCGAGGACAAGTGGGGATATAAGTGGATCAAGTGGGTCGACGAGATTGAACTCTCCGATAACCCGAATTACGAGGGGTACTGGGAGCAGCGGGGCTATTCAAATAACGGCGATCTGAACATGAGCAAGTACGCGTGAGGATGGCAGCGAAAGGGCAGGTACAAAAGCTACCTTTTTTGCCCCATGCCGCCTCACGTCTCCGGTAATGAAGCCGGTCTTTGCCCATGGCACCGGGGCCCCCGGAAACGAAGCCTCCCTTGAACCGATCATCCGCAAAACTTTCCTTTGGGCTGCCGACAACTGTTCGTGGCTCAGAAAGGATGATCTCGTGCTCATCAAGCCGGCGCTCAACTCTCCTGATCCCTATCCTGCAACCACGCATCCTCTTGCGGTCAGGGCTGTGGCCGGTCTTCTTCTTGAGCGGGGCGCCCGGGTCATGATCGGCGACCAGTCCGGGATAGAGCATGTCCTCCACCATAAAAACGGGATCATACGCGGGAGTTCGCGGGCAAATTACACCTGTTCGGGCATGGGCGGGCTTGCGGACCCGTTTGTCGCATTCGAGGACGCAGGATGGGACAATGGATTTTTCCGGTACCGGTCCCCCCGGACTGCGTCATGGAAATCGGGATTTTTTATCACAAAACAGGTACAGGAAGCAGATCACATTGTCTGCCTTCCCCGGGTCAGCACCCACAGCCAGGCCGGCGCCACTCTGGGCCTGAAATGCATGGTGGGGCTGCTACGGGAGGACAGCCGGATGGAGTTTCACGCAAACGGGCCGTTTAATGAATTTATCAAAAACGCGGCAAAGGGGAGCACGCTTGCGTCCCGCGATGACGGTTCGGGAAAATTCCTGGAAAAGATCGTTGAGATCAGTGACGCGGTAAAGGACAAGCTCCGGGGCACGCTCTTTGTTGCCACAAAGCTGCAGGCCACGTTTGGGCCGGACTGCTCTGCCATGAGAATGGGACCGTTCCGGCTGGGAAAGGCATATGTGGTCTCCCCCGATCCCGGGCTTGTCTTTGCCGGTTCTGACCCGGTTGCCGTGGAGGCATTTGCCCTTGCATTCCTTAAGCACCATAAGGCAGGAGTCCCGTTCCTTCCGGCCGCGGCCGAGAAAATGCTCCTGTCCGGGAACCAGAATGTCAGTACCCTCCGGGAGGTCCCGGTCTGGTACCATCCCTGTATCCGGCATGCAGTAAAGATCGGCCTTGGCCGGCTGCCGGAACAGATCCTCTGGACGGATGTTCCCGATAGTTTGCAGGAGAGCCTGAACAATCTGCTGTTCCCGGGAACAACGGAGTAATCCCGGAACGGATCAACCGGCACCCGGGGTGTACCCTGCGGGCCCGTGACCCGGATTTTTTGCCCATGCCAAAAGGTTTTACGAAACTCCCGCACAAGTGGAAAGTACCGTGTCCCCTGAACCCCTCAAACCCCAAAAGGACCCCGGCCCCGCAATCGAAGAGATTATCCGGGAGTTCTGCCGCAGTTCGCCGGAAAACGACCTGCTCTTTTCCGCATCCGAACCCATGTTCGATGAACCGCTGGTTGGTTTTTCTTCTGCAGCCGATCCCCTGTATGCATTTTTCAAAAAAGATATCGGCGATCCCTATACAACGCCAATCGATCATTTCAGGGCCGCTTTTTTGGACCGCACGATAACCGCAGAAGATCTTTCTGTCAT
Proteins encoded in this window:
- a CDS encoding molybdopterin-dependent oxidoreductase; this translates as MNIRSVAILAGILVIIAAVAFVIFFLPGITTPPGAGGVTSLPSAEVRSYQGTDLSAIANVPENAISGTQYINTSDYRLTVDGLVRNNTSSTYQEVLDNHPHYAKVVTLDCVEGWSATILWGGVRVSDLIKDAGPDPRANTVIFHATDGYTTSFPLSYVTDNNILLADTMNNLTLDPAHGYPFRLVAEDKWGYKWIKWVDEIELSDNPNYEGYWEQRGYSNNGDLNMSKYA
- a CDS encoding DUF362 domain-containing protein, yielding MKPVFAHGTGAPGNEASLEPIIRKTFLWAADNCSWLRKDDLVLIKPALNSPDPYPATTHPLAVRAVAGLLLERGARVMIGDQSGIEHVLHHKNGIIRGSSRANYTCSGMGGLADPFVAFEDAGWDNGFFRYRSPRTASWKSGFFITKQVQEADHIVCLPRVSTHSQAGATLGLKCMVGLLREDSRMEFHANGPFNEFIKNAAKGSTLASRDDGSGKFLEKIVEISDAVKDKLRGTLFVATKLQATFGPDCSAMRMGPFRLGKAYVVSPDPGLVFAGSDPVAVEAFALAFLKHHKAGVPFLPAAAEKMLLSGNQNVSTLREVPVWYHPCIRHAVKIGLGRLPEQILWTDVPDSLQESLNNLLFPGTTE